The Armatimonadota bacterium genome includes a window with the following:
- a CDS encoding UPF0272 protein, giving the protein MRIAWFDPIGGASGDMIVASLVDAGAPFEEIRRGLEGLGLEGFKTEVTRTTNHQIAACRFLVRTEEHGHRHGAHGGHGHAHAGHHPHRHLADIERIITSSALSDTVRKNVLAVFRALGEAEAKVHGTTVDRIHFHEVGALDSIVDITAACLALELLGVEQLFVDPLPLSRGTVKCAHGEWPVPGPATTELLRGFRWRNTDIEGELVTPTAAAIFAALGRDSAGMPPYRLSATGYGAGTHDYGIPNVLRVCVGESTAASSVPSDEVMVVETCLDDESPQILGHTLEMLLEQGALDVWFTPVQMKKNRPGVQLSFLSDKDSLQNLISVVLKETSTLGVRYWPASRSCLERRHFSVETPFGPVRVKAARLPGGDEKLAPEYDDVHSLASERGVPAREVYWAAIAAARSAQRDSLDNGGTD; this is encoded by the coding sequence GTGAGGATCGCCTGGTTTGACCCTATCGGAGGGGCCAGCGGCGATATGATCGTCGCCAGCCTGGTGGACGCCGGAGCGCCCTTTGAGGAGATCCGGCGCGGCCTGGAAGGATTGGGGCTTGAGGGGTTCAAAACCGAGGTCACCCGGACCACAAACCATCAGATCGCGGCCTGCCGGTTTCTGGTGCGCACGGAGGAGCACGGTCACAGGCACGGCGCTCACGGAGGACACGGGCACGCCCACGCCGGCCATCATCCGCACCGTCATCTTGCCGACATAGAGCGGATCATCACGTCAAGCGCCCTGTCTGACACTGTCAGGAAAAACGTGCTGGCCGTTTTCCGGGCGCTGGGGGAAGCTGAGGCGAAAGTCCACGGCACAACCGTCGACCGCATCCACTTCCACGAAGTGGGAGCACTGGACAGCATTGTGGACATAACGGCAGCGTGTCTGGCGCTTGAGCTTCTGGGAGTGGAGCAGCTTTTCGTGGATCCTCTGCCGCTCAGCCGAGGCACCGTGAAATGCGCGCACGGCGAATGGCCTGTGCCGGGTCCTGCGACCACGGAACTGCTCCGGGGCTTCCGCTGGAGGAACACGGACATCGAAGGCGAGCTGGTGACGCCGACGGCGGCGGCCATCTTCGCGGCGCTGGGGCGCGACTCTGCCGGGATGCCGCCTTACCGCTTGAGTGCCACCGGCTACGGCGCAGGCACGCATGACTACGGCATTCCGAATGTCCTGCGGGTCTGTGTCGGTGAAAGCACAGCGGCATCCTCTGTCCCGTCAGATGAGGTGATGGTCGTGGAGACCTGCCTGGACGACGAAAGCCCGCAGATCCTGGGCCACACCTTGGAAATGCTTCTGGAGCAGGGGGCGCTGGACGTCTGGTTCACTCCTGTGCAGATGAAGAAAAACCGGCCAGGCGTTCAGCTTTCATTTCTGAGTGATAAGGATTCGCTGCAAAACCTGATCAGTGTTGTCCTAAAAGAGACCTCCACTCTTGGAGTGCGTTACTGGCCGGCCTCCCGGAGCTGTCTCGAACGCCGCCACTTCTCCGTGGAGACACCCTTCGGACCTGTGCGCGTCAAGGCAGCTCGGCTGCCCGGCGGGGATGAGAAGCTGGCCCCGGAATACGACGACGTGCACTCTCTTGCCTCTGAACGCGGAGTCCCGGCGCGGGAGGTCTACTGGGCGGCGATCGCGGCCGCGCGTTCCGCTCAGCGTGATTCTCTTGACAATGGAGGTACGGATTGA